One Georgenia wutianyii DNA segment encodes these proteins:
- the rplC gene encoding 50S ribosomal protein L3 — translation MTTFTKQAAGTPVTALLGTKLGMTQVWDEAGRLVPVTVVQVGTNVVTQLRTEETDGYSAVQLAFGEIDPRKVTQPLKGHFEKAGTTPRRYVAEIRTSEADGFSVGQELRADAFEAGTVVDVIGTTKGKGTAGVMKRHGFSGVGASHGAHRNHRKPGSIGGASTPGRVFKGLRMAGRMGNKRQTTQNLKIHAVDVEKGLLLITGAVPGPKHGVVVVRTAVKGA, via the coding sequence ATGACTACCTTTACCAAGCAGGCTGCGGGCACGCCGGTCACGGCGCTGCTCGGCACGAAGCTCGGCATGACCCAGGTGTGGGACGAGGCAGGGCGCCTCGTTCCCGTCACGGTCGTGCAGGTCGGCACCAACGTGGTGACCCAGCTTCGTACCGAGGAGACCGACGGCTACAGCGCCGTCCAGCTGGCCTTCGGCGAGATCGACCCGCGCAAGGTCACCCAGCCCCTCAAGGGCCACTTCGAGAAGGCGGGCACGACGCCGCGCCGCTACGTCGCGGAGATCCGCACCTCTGAGGCCGACGGGTTCTCCGTCGGTCAGGAGCTGCGTGCGGACGCGTTCGAGGCCGGCACCGTCGTCGACGTCATCGGCACCACCAAGGGCAAGGGAACCGCGGGCGTCATGAAGCGCCACGGCTTCTCCGGCGTCGGTGCCTCCCACGGTGCGCACCGCAACCACCGCAAGCCCGGCTCGATCGGCGGGGCCTCGACCCCGGGTCGCGTCTTCAAGGGTCTGCGCATGGCCGGTCGCATGGGCAACAAGCGCCAGACCACCCAGAACCTCAAGATCCACGCCGTCGACGTCGAGAAGGGCCTGCTGCTGATCACCGGCGCGGTCCCGGGCCCGAAGCACGGCGTCGTGGTCGTCCGTACCGCCGTGAAGGGGGCGTGA
- the tuf gene encoding elongation factor Tu: protein MAKAKFERTKPHVNIGTIGHVDHGKTTLTAAISKVLADKYPDLNEFTPFDQVDNAPEERQRGITINVSHVEYQTEKRHYAHVDAPGHADYIKNMITGAAQMDGAILVVAATDGPMAQTREHVLLARQVGVPYVLVALNKSDMVDDEEILELVEVEVRDLLSSQGFPGDDAPVVRVSALKALEGDPKWVAAVEELMDAVDENVPTPERDVDKPFLMPIEDVFTITGRGTVVTGRVERGTLKVNDEVEIVGIKEKNLKTTVTGVEMFRKLLDTAEAGENVGLLLRGIKREDVERGQVVCKPGSITPHTDFEAQVYILNKDEGGRHNPFYSNYRPQFYFRTTDVTGVIQLPEGTEMVMPGDNTEMTVSLIQPIAMEEGLGFAIREGGRTVGSGRVTKILK from the coding sequence GTGGCGAAGGCCAAGTTCGAGCGGACCAAGCCGCACGTCAACATCGGCACGATCGGTCACGTCGACCACGGTAAGACGACGCTGACCGCGGCCATCTCGAAGGTGCTGGCGGACAAGTACCCGGACCTGAACGAGTTCACCCCGTTCGACCAGGTCGACAACGCTCCCGAGGAGCGTCAGCGCGGTATCACGATCAACGTCTCGCACGTCGAGTACCAGACGGAGAAGCGTCACTACGCTCACGTCGACGCTCCCGGTCACGCGGACTACATCAAGAACATGATCACCGGTGCCGCCCAGATGGACGGCGCGATCCTCGTGGTCGCCGCGACCGACGGTCCGATGGCCCAGACGCGTGAGCACGTCCTGCTCGCCCGCCAGGTCGGCGTGCCCTACGTCCTCGTCGCGCTGAACAAGTCCGACATGGTCGACGACGAGGAGATCCTCGAGCTCGTCGAGGTCGAGGTCCGCGACCTGCTCTCCAGCCAGGGCTTCCCCGGCGACGACGCCCCCGTCGTGCGCGTCTCCGCGCTCAAGGCCCTCGAGGGTGACCCGAAGTGGGTCGCCGCCGTCGAGGAGCTCATGGACGCCGTGGACGAGAACGTCCCGACCCCCGAGCGTGACGTCGACAAGCCGTTCCTCATGCCCATCGAGGACGTCTTCACGATCACCGGCCGCGGCACCGTGGTCACCGGTCGTGTCGAGCGTGGCACGCTCAAGGTCAACGACGAGGTCGAGATCGTCGGCATCAAGGAGAAGAACCTCAAGACGACCGTCACCGGCGTCGAGATGTTCCGCAAGCTCCTCGACACCGCCGAGGCCGGCGAGAACGTCGGTCTGCTCCTGCGCGGCATCAAGCGCGAGGACGTCGAGCGCGGCCAGGTCGTGTGCAAGCCGGGTTCCATCACCCCGCACACCGACTTCGAGGCCCAGGTCTACATCCTCAACAAGGACGAGGGCGGGCGTCACAACCCGTTCTACTCGAACTACCGTCCGCAGTTCTACTTCCGCACCACGGACGTCACCGGCGTCATCCAGCTGCCCGAGGGCACCGAGATGGTCATGCCCGGCGACAACACCGAGATGACGGTCAGCCTCATCCAGCCGATCGCGATGGAGGAGGGCCTCGGCTTCGCCATCCGTGAGGGTGGCCGCACCGTTGGCTCCGGCCGCGTCACCAAGATCCTCAAGTGA
- the rpsG gene encoding 30S ribosomal protein S7, translating into MPRKGPAPQRTLVVDPVYGSPVVTQLVNRILKDGKKSTAERIVYDALEGVRQKTDGDPTVVLKRALENVRPSLEVRSRRVGGATYQVPVEVRPVRATTLALRWLVDYARARREKTMTERLMNEILDASNGLGAAVKRREDTHKMAESNRAFAHYRW; encoded by the coding sequence ATGCCGCGCAAGGGCCCCGCCCCGCAGCGGACGCTCGTGGTCGACCCGGTCTACGGGTCCCCGGTCGTCACGCAGCTCGTCAACCGCATCCTCAAGGACGGCAAGAAGTCGACCGCCGAGCGGATCGTCTACGACGCCCTCGAGGGCGTTCGTCAGAAGACCGACGGTGACCCCACCGTCGTCCTCAAGCGTGCGCTCGAGAACGTGCGTCCCTCCCTCGAGGTCCGTTCCCGCCGTGTCGGTGGCGCCACCTACCAGGTCCCCGTCGAGGTCCGCCCGGTCCGCGCCACCACGCTGGCCCTGCGCTGGCTCGTGGACTACGCCCGCGCCCGCCGCGAGAAGACGATGACCGAGCGCCTCATGAACGAGATCCTCGACGCGTCCAACGGTCTGGGTGCCGCGGTGAAGCGTCGCGAGGACACCCACAAGATGGCCGAGTCCAACCGGGCCTTCGCGCACTACCGCTGGTAG
- the rpsJ gene encoding 30S ribosomal protein S10, giving the protein MAGQKIRIRLKSYDHEVIDSSARKIVDTVTRAGATVVGPVPLPTEKNVFVVIRSPHKYKDSREQFEMRTHKRLIDIIDPTPKAVDSLMRLDLPADVNIEIKL; this is encoded by the coding sequence ATGGCGGGACAGAAGATCCGCATCAGGCTCAAGTCCTACGACCACGAAGTCATCGACAGCTCGGCGCGCAAGATCGTCGACACGGTGACTCGCGCTGGTGCGACGGTCGTGGGTCCGGTGCCGCTGCCGACGGAGAAGAACGTCTTCGTCGTCATTCGCTCACCGCACAAGTACAAGGACAGCCGCGAGCAGTTCGAGATGCGCACTCACAAGCGCCTCATCGACATCATCGACCCGACGCCGAAGGCCGTTGACTCGCTCATGCGGCTCGACCTGCCCGCTGACGTCAACATCGAGATCAAGCTCTGA
- the rplW gene encoding 50S ribosomal protein L23: MSVEHNKNPRDVIVAPVVSEKSYSLIDEGKYTFLVDPRSNKTEIKNAVEAIFGVKVSSVNTANRKGKTRRTRTGLGKRKDTKRAIVTLREGTIDIFGEVAG; encoded by the coding sequence GTGAGCGTCGAGCACAACAAGAACCCCCGGGACGTCATCGTCGCCCCGGTGGTCTCGGAGAAGAGCTACAGCCTTATCGACGAGGGGAAGTACACCTTCCTCGTCGACCCGCGCTCGAACAAGACCGAGATCAAGAACGCCGTCGAGGCGATCTTCGGAGTCAAGGTCAGCTCGGTGAACACGGCCAACCGCAAGGGCAAGACCCGGCGGACCCGTACCGGCCTCGGCAAGCGCAAGGACACCAAGCGCGCCATCGTGACGCTGCGCGAGGGCACCATCGACATCTTCGGTGAAGTCGCCGGCTGA
- the rpsC gene encoding 30S ribosomal protein S3, giving the protein MGQKVNPTGFRLGITTDHRSRWFADSTKPGQRYRDYVREDVAIRKLMASGLERAGISKVDIERTRDRVRVDLHTARPGIVIGRRGAEADRLRGELEKLTGKQVQLNILEVKNPEIDAQLVAQGIAEQLASRVSFRRAMRKGMQSAQRAGAKGIRVQCSGRLGGAEMSRSEFYREGRVPLHTLRANIDYGFFEARTTFGRIGVKVWIYKGDQTEREFAREQADAAPRGRGRAAAGDRPRGRRPEGRGPRSEQTEGASAPQDAAPAESGTEA; this is encoded by the coding sequence GTGGGTCAGAAGGTCAACCCGACCGGGTTCCGGCTCGGCATCACCACGGACCACCGTTCCCGGTGGTTCGCTGACAGCACCAAGCCTGGTCAGCGCTACCGGGACTACGTCCGCGAGGACGTCGCCATCCGCAAGCTCATGGCCTCCGGCCTCGAGCGGGCCGGCATCTCCAAGGTCGACATCGAGCGCACCCGTGACCGGGTCCGCGTCGACCTGCACACCGCGCGTCCGGGCATCGTCATCGGTCGCCGCGGCGCCGAGGCCGACCGCCTGCGCGGCGAGCTGGAGAAGCTCACGGGCAAGCAGGTGCAGCTGAACATCCTCGAGGTCAAGAACCCCGAGATCGACGCTCAGCTCGTCGCCCAGGGCATCGCCGAGCAGCTCGCGAGCCGCGTGTCCTTCCGCCGTGCGATGCGCAAGGGCATGCAGTCCGCCCAGCGCGCCGGCGCCAAGGGCATCCGGGTCCAGTGCTCCGGCCGTCTCGGCGGCGCCGAGATGTCCCGCTCGGAGTTCTACCGCGAGGGCCGCGTGCCGCTGCACACCCTCCGCGCGAACATCGACTACGGCTTCTTCGAGGCCCGCACCACCTTCGGCCGCATCGGCGTCAAGGTGTGGATCTACAAGGGCGACCAGACCGAGCGCGAGTTCGCTCGCGAGCAGGCCGACGCCGCTCCCCGTGGCCGTGGCCGTGCCGCCGCCGGTGACCGGCCGCGTGGCCGTCGTCCCGAGGGTCGCGGTCCCCGGTCCGAGCAGACCGAGGGCGCGTCCGCTCCGCAGGACGCCGCCCCCGCCGAGTCAGGAACGGAGGCCTGA
- the fusA gene encoding elongation factor G, with the protein MALDVLTDLTRVRNIGIMAHIDAGKTTTTERILFYTGINYKLGETHDGASTMDWMEQEQERGITITSAATTCFWRDNQINIIDTPGHVDFTVEVERSLRVLDGAVAVFDGKEGVEPQSETVWRQADKYNVPRICFVNKMDKLGADFFFTVQTIKDRLKAKPLVMQVPIGSESDFIGVVDVVHRRALTWRGEVQKGEDYAIEEIPADLVDLVEKYRSELIEQVAESDEALLDKYLGGEELSIEEIKKGVRALTVTGEAFPVFCGSAFKNKGVQPILDAVLDYLPSPLDVPAVEGHAVGNEEEILIRRPSEDEPFSALAFKVAVHPFFGKLTYVRVYSGTASQGAQVLNSTKGKKERVGKLFQMHSNKENPVEEAHAGHIYAFIGLKDTTTGDTLCAQDAPIVLESMSFPEPVIHVAVEPKTKGDQEKLGTAIQKLAEEDPTFTVRLDEETGQTVLGGMGELHLDVLVDRMRREFKVEANVGKPQVAYRETIRRKVEKIDYTHKKQTGGSGQFAKVQVTLEPLDTAEGELYEFENKVTGGRIPREYIPSVDAGMQDAMQNGVLAGYPLVGIKATLLDGAYHEVDSSEMAFKIAGSMVLKEGVRKADPVLLEPVMDVEVRTPEEYMGDVIGDLNSRRGMIQSMTDATGIKVVRALVPLSEMFGYVGDLRSKTQGRAVYSMQFDSYAEVPRNVAEEIIKKTRGE; encoded by the coding sequence GTGGCACTTGACGTGCTGACCGACCTGACCAGGGTCCGCAACATCGGCATCATGGCGCACATCGACGCCGGCAAGACGACGACGACCGAGCGGATCCTGTTCTACACGGGCATCAACTACAAGCTCGGCGAGACCCACGACGGCGCGTCGACGATGGACTGGATGGAGCAGGAGCAGGAGCGGGGTATCACCATCACCTCCGCCGCCACGACCTGCTTCTGGCGCGACAACCAGATCAACATCATCGACACCCCGGGTCACGTCGACTTCACCGTCGAGGTGGAGCGCTCCCTGCGCGTGCTCGACGGGGCCGTCGCGGTGTTCGACGGCAAGGAGGGCGTCGAGCCCCAGTCGGAGACCGTGTGGCGGCAGGCCGACAAGTACAACGTCCCGCGGATCTGCTTCGTCAACAAGATGGACAAGCTCGGCGCGGACTTCTTCTTCACCGTGCAGACCATCAAGGACCGCCTCAAGGCGAAGCCGCTGGTCATGCAGGTGCCGATCGGCTCCGAGTCCGACTTCATCGGCGTCGTCGACGTTGTGCACCGGCGCGCGCTCACGTGGCGTGGCGAGGTGCAGAAGGGCGAGGACTACGCGATCGAGGAGATCCCCGCGGACCTCGTCGACCTCGTGGAGAAGTACCGCTCCGAGCTCATCGAGCAGGTCGCCGAGTCCGACGAGGCGCTGCTCGACAAGTACCTCGGCGGCGAGGAGCTCTCCATCGAGGAGATCAAGAAGGGCGTCCGCGCCCTCACGGTCACCGGTGAGGCCTTCCCGGTCTTCTGTGGCTCGGCGTTCAAGAACAAGGGCGTGCAGCCCATCCTCGACGCCGTCCTGGACTACCTGCCCTCCCCGCTCGACGTCCCCGCCGTCGAGGGCCACGCCGTCGGCAACGAGGAGGAGATCCTCATCCGCCGGCCGAGCGAGGACGAGCCGTTCTCCGCGCTGGCCTTCAAGGTCGCGGTGCACCCGTTCTTCGGCAAGCTCACCTACGTCCGCGTGTACTCCGGTACCGCCTCGCAGGGCGCCCAGGTCCTCAACTCGACCAAGGGCAAGAAGGAGCGCGTCGGCAAGCTCTTCCAGATGCACTCCAACAAGGAGAACCCGGTCGAGGAGGCCCACGCGGGCCACATCTACGCGTTCATCGGCCTCAAGGACACCACCACCGGTGACACCCTGTGCGCCCAGGACGCCCCGATCGTCCTCGAGTCGATGAGCTTCCCCGAGCCCGTGATCCACGTGGCCGTGGAGCCCAAGACCAAGGGTGACCAGGAGAAGCTCGGCACCGCGATCCAGAAGCTCGCCGAGGAGGACCCGACCTTCACCGTCCGCCTGGACGAGGAGACCGGCCAGACCGTCCTCGGCGGTATGGGCGAGCTTCACCTCGACGTCCTCGTCGACCGCATGCGTCGCGAGTTCAAGGTCGAGGCGAACGTCGGCAAGCCGCAGGTCGCCTACCGCGAGACCATCCGCCGCAAGGTGGAGAAGATCGACTACACGCACAAGAAGCAGACCGGTGGCTCCGGCCAGTTCGCGAAGGTCCAGGTGACCCTCGAGCCCCTCGACACTGCCGAGGGCGAGCTGTACGAGTTCGAGAACAAGGTCACCGGTGGCCGCATCCCGCGTGAGTACATCCCCAGCGTCGACGCCGGTATGCAGGACGCGATGCAGAACGGTGTGCTCGCCGGCTACCCGCTCGTGGGTATCAAGGCCACCCTGCTCGACGGCGCCTACCACGAGGTCGACTCCTCGGAGATGGCCTTCAAGATCGCCGGGTCGATGGTGCTGAAGGAGGGCGTCCGCAAGGCGGACCCCGTCCTCCTCGAGCCGGTCATGGACGTCGAGGTGCGTACGCCCGAGGAGTACATGGGTGACGTCATCGGCGACCTCAACTCCCGTCGTGGGATGATCCAGTCCATGACGGACGCGACCGGCATCAAGGTCGTTCGCGCCCTGGTGCCGCTGTCCGAGATGTTCGGCTACGTCGGTGACCTGCGTTCCAAGACGCAGGGCCGCGCGGTGTACTCGATGCAGTTCGACAGCTACGCCGAGGTCCCTCGGAACGTTGCCGAGGAGATCATCAAGAAGACCCGGGGCGAGTGA
- the rplD gene encoding 50S ribosomal protein L4, translated as MADTQTVDVLDAAGKKTGSAELPAAIFDVPTNVPLIHQVVVAQLAAARQGTAKTKTRGEVRGGGRKPYRQKGTGRARQGSTRAPQYAGGGVVHGPVPRDYTQRTPKKMKAAALRGALSDRARAGRVHVVSSLVSAETPSTAAALTALRNIVEDRSALIVVRRDDELTVKSLRNVPSTHLIWVDQLNTYDVLVNDDVVFTAAALEELLGAGSREEDDK; from the coding sequence ATGGCTGACACCCAGACCGTGGATGTCCTGGATGCCGCAGGCAAGAAGACCGGCTCCGCCGAGCTGCCTGCCGCCATCTTCGACGTCCCCACGAACGTTCCGCTGATCCACCAGGTCGTCGTCGCCCAGCTCGCCGCAGCGCGTCAGGGCACCGCGAAGACCAAGACCCGCGGCGAGGTCCGCGGTGGTGGTCGCAAGCCGTACCGCCAGAAGGGCACCGGCCGCGCCCGTCAGGGCTCGACCCGCGCTCCGCAGTACGCCGGCGGTGGCGTCGTCCACGGCCCGGTGCCGCGCGACTACACCCAGCGCACCCCCAAGAAGATGAAGGCTGCCGCCCTCCGTGGCGCCCTCTCCGACCGGGCCCGCGCCGGCCGCGTGCACGTCGTCAGCTCGCTCGTCTCCGCCGAGACCCCCTCGACCGCCGCCGCGCTCACCGCGCTGCGCAACATCGTCGAGGACCGCAGCGCGCTCATCGTGGTCCGTCGCGACGACGAGCTCACGGTCAAGTCGCTGCGCAACGTGCCCAGCACCCACCTCATCTGGGTCGACCAGCTGAACACCTACGACGTCCTCGTCAACGACGACGTCGTGTTCACCGCCGCCGCTCTCGAGGAGCTCCTCGGTGCGGGTTCGCGCGAGGAGGATGACAAGTGA
- the rpsL gene encoding 30S ribosomal protein S12: MPTIQQLVRKGRSVKTSTSKTPALKGSPQRRGVCTRVYTTTPKKPNSALRKVARVRLSSGIEVTAYIPGVGHNLQEHSIVLVRGGRVKDLPGVRYKIVRGALDTQGVRGRQQARSRYGAKKEKK, encoded by the coding sequence GTGCCCACGATTCAGCAGCTGGTCCGCAAGGGCCGCAGCGTCAAGACCTCGACGTCGAAGACGCCTGCCCTCAAGGGCAGCCCTCAGCGGCGCGGGGTGTGCACCCGTGTGTACACGACGACCCCGAAGAAGCCGAACTCGGCCCTTCGCAAGGTCGCACGTGTGCGCCTGTCCAGCGGGATCGAGGTCACGGCCTACATCCCGGGCGTCGGCCACAACCTCCAGGAGCACTCCATCGTGCTCGTCCGCGGCGGGCGCGTGAAGGACCTGCCCGGCGTTCGCTACAAGATCGTGCGCGGCGCACTGGACACCCAGGGTGTCCGTGGGCGTCAGCAGGCTCGCAGCCGTTACGGCGCGAAGAAGGAGAAGAAGTAA
- the rpsS gene encoding 30S ribosomal protein S19: protein MPRSLKKGPFVDGHLLKKVDAANETGSKNVIKTWSRRSVITPDFLGHTFAVHDGRKHVPVFVTESMVGHKLGEFAPTRTYRGHDKDDRKARRR from the coding sequence ATGCCTCGCAGCCTGAAGAAGGGTCCCTTCGTCGACGGCCACCTGCTCAAGAAGGTGGACGCCGCGAACGAGACCGGCTCCAAGAACGTCATCAAGACCTGGTCCCGACGGTCGGTCATCACGCCCGACTTCCTGGGCCACACCTTCGCGGTCCACGACGGCCGCAAGCACGTCCCGGTCTTCGTCACCGAGTCGATGGTCGGCCACAAGCTGGGGGAGTTCGCCCCGACCCGCACCTACCGCGGGCACGACAAGGACGACCGCAAGGCCCGTCGCCGCTGA
- the rplV gene encoding 50S ribosomal protein L22: MEAKAQARYVRVTPLKARRVVDTIRGQRATEAVTVLQFAPQAVAETVRKVVESAIANARVKADQAGEAFDENALVISAAYVDEGPTLKRFRPRAKGSASRILKRTSHITVYVGDDNDGASSSAAGTKGRTR; encoded by the coding sequence ATGGAAGCCAAGGCGCAGGCGCGATATGTGCGCGTCACGCCCCTCAAGGCTCGGCGCGTCGTGGACACCATCCGTGGACAGCGCGCCACCGAGGCCGTGACGGTGCTGCAGTTCGCCCCCCAGGCGGTTGCCGAGACGGTGCGTAAGGTCGTGGAGAGCGCGATCGCCAACGCGCGCGTCAAGGCTGACCAGGCCGGCGAGGCGTTCGACGAGAACGCTCTCGTCATCAGCGCTGCTTACGTGGACGAGGGTCCGACGCTCAAGCGTTTCCGGCCGCGTGCCAAGGGCAGCGCGAGCCGCATCCTCAAGCGGACCAGCCACATCACGGTCTACGTGGGCGACGACAACGACGGCGCGAGCTCTTCCGCCGCTGGAACGAAGGGGAGGACCCGCTAG
- the rplB gene encoding 50S ribosomal protein L2, with product MAIRKYKPTSPGRRGSSVADFVEITRSQPEKSLVRPLSKSGGRNSTGRITTRHKGGGHKRAYRVIDFRRHDKDGVPAKVAHIEYDPNRTARIALLHYADGEKRYIIAPNKLTQGAVIENGPGADIKPGNNLPLRNIPVGTVIHAIELKPGGGAKIARSAGASVQLVAREGTMATLRMPSGEIRMVDSRCRATIGEVGNAEQSNINWGKAGRMRWKGKRPTVRGVAMNPVDHPHGGGEGKTSGGRHPVSPWGQVEGRTRRPNKPSDQLIVRRRRTGKKR from the coding sequence ATGGCAATCCGTAAGTACAAGCCGACGTCGCCGGGCCGCCGCGGCTCGAGCGTGGCCGACTTCGTCGAGATCACCCGGTCGCAGCCGGAGAAGTCGCTGGTCCGCCCGCTGAGCAAGAGCGGCGGGCGCAACAGCACCGGCCGCATCACCACCCGTCACAAGGGTGGCGGCCACAAGCGCGCCTACCGCGTCATCGACTTCCGTCGCCACGACAAGGACGGCGTCCCCGCGAAGGTCGCTCACATCGAGTACGACCCCAACCGCACCGCGCGCATCGCGCTCCTGCACTACGCCGACGGCGAGAAGCGCTACATCATCGCGCCGAACAAGCTGACGCAGGGCGCGGTCATCGAGAACGGCCCCGGGGCCGACATCAAGCCGGGCAACAACCTGCCGCTGCGCAACATCCCCGTCGGCACGGTCATCCACGCGATCGAGCTCAAGCCGGGCGGCGGCGCCAAGATCGCCCGCTCCGCGGGTGCCTCGGTCCAGCTCGTCGCCCGCGAGGGCACGATGGCCACGCTGCGTATGCCCTCGGGCGAGATCCGCATGGTCGACTCCCGCTGCCGCGCCACCATCGGCGAGGTCGGCAACGCCGAGCAGTCCAACATCAACTGGGGCAAGGCCGGCCGCATGCGCTGGAAGGGCAAGCGCCCGACCGTCCGTGGTGTCGCGATGAACCCGGTCGACCACCCCCACGGTGGTGGTGAGGGCAAGACCTCCGGTGGTCGCCACCCGGTCAGCCCCTGGGGTCAGGTCGAGGGCCGGACCCGCCGTCCGAACAAGCCGAGCGACCAGCTCATCGTGCGCCGCCGGCGCACCGGCAAGAAGCGCTGA